One genomic window of bacterium includes the following:
- a CDS encoding radical SAM protein → MIKVNEIFKSIQGEGSFAGKLCSFVRLTGCNLRCSYCDTKYAYEKGDDLSIEEIVRKVKMLGPNLVEITGGEPLLQKQTIELIATLIKQKYIVLIETNGTIGIKNINQHAIIILDLKCPGSKMSVNTLWKNIEYLRKKDEVKFVIGDRKDYDWAKDIAEKYNLNQRVNSVHFSPVYGKLVPKKLVEWICHDNLDVRMQIQIHKYIWGPDARGV, encoded by the coding sequence ATGATTAAGGTTAATGAAATTTTTAAAAGCATTCAGGGCGAGGGGAGCTTTGCCGGCAAATTGTGCAGTTTCGTAAGACTTACAGGCTGTAATCTCAGATGCAGCTACTGCGACACAAAGTATGCTTACGAAAAAGGGGATGATTTATCTATAGAAGAAATAGTCCGAAAAGTAAAGATGCTGGGTCCGAATCTGGTAGAAATCACAGGAGGAGAACCTCTTCTGCAAAAACAAACCATTGAACTGATTGCCACTTTAATCAAGCAAAAATACATTGTTTTAATTGAAACAAATGGCACTATTGGTATTAAGAATATAAATCAACACGCAATAATAATACTTGATTTGAAATGTCCGGGAAGCAAAATGAGCGTCAATACGCTGTGGAAAAACATTGAGTATTTAAGGAAAAAAGATGAGGTTAAGTTTGTGATAGGCGACAGAAAGGATTACGATTGGGCAAAGGATATAGCAGAAAAATACAACCTCAATCAACGAGTAAACAGTGTTCATTTTTCGCCCGTTTATGGTAAACTGGTTCCCAAGAAACTCGTTGAATGGATTTGCCATGACAATCTGGACGTTAGAA